One Luteibacter sp. 9135 DNA segment encodes these proteins:
- a CDS encoding efflux RND transporter periplasmic adaptor subunit, giving the protein MSQETTAPAGAPPPKSRRGFFLKLLLLVVVLALIGWVIWYFVDGRWYEDTDDAYVNGNVVQITPQIAGTVTSIGADDGDLVHQGDVLVKLDPSDAEVALESARANLANTVRRVRGLYNNVTSAQADVAVRQTAVDRARQDYNRRRDLAKSGAISAEELSHAADTLTSAESSLASAKQSYSSNKVLVDDTVVSSHPDVRAAAAKLRSAYLDFVRATLVAPVDGYVAKRSVQVGQRVQPGAALMAVVPLHEVWIDANFKETQLTHMRIGQPVDVTADVYGGDTVYKAKIRSLGVGSGSAFSILPAQNATGNWIKIVQRVPVRVVFTDPKQLDDKPLRLGLSTKVTVSLHDQNGALLAKQSPTQPEFSTPIYDKQLADADKDIARVIHENTSAGEGAEQQAPK; this is encoded by the coding sequence ATGTCACAAGAAACCACCGCCCCCGCCGGCGCGCCGCCCCCGAAGAGCCGTCGCGGGTTCTTCCTCAAACTGCTGTTGCTCGTGGTCGTCCTCGCCCTCATCGGCTGGGTGATCTGGTACTTCGTGGACGGTCGCTGGTATGAAGATACCGACGACGCCTACGTCAACGGCAACGTGGTGCAGATCACCCCGCAGATCGCCGGCACGGTCACCTCGATCGGTGCCGACGACGGCGACCTGGTCCACCAGGGCGACGTGCTGGTCAAGCTCGATCCCAGCGACGCCGAGGTCGCCCTCGAGAGCGCACGCGCCAACCTCGCCAACACGGTGCGCCGCGTGCGTGGCCTGTACAACAACGTGACCTCGGCGCAGGCCGACGTGGCGGTACGCCAGACTGCGGTGGATCGCGCCCGGCAGGATTACAACCGCCGCCGCGACCTGGCCAAGTCGGGTGCCATCTCCGCCGAGGAACTCTCGCACGCCGCCGACACGCTGACCTCCGCGGAAAGCAGCCTGGCCTCCGCCAAGCAGTCGTACAGCAGCAACAAGGTGCTGGTCGACGACACCGTCGTGTCGTCCCACCCGGATGTGCGTGCCGCCGCCGCCAAGCTGCGCTCTGCGTACCTCGACTTCGTCCGCGCGACCCTGGTGGCGCCGGTGGACGGTTACGTCGCCAAGCGCAGCGTGCAGGTCGGCCAGCGCGTGCAGCCGGGCGCGGCGCTGATGGCCGTGGTGCCGCTGCACGAGGTGTGGATCGACGCCAACTTCAAGGAAACCCAGCTGACCCACATGCGCATCGGCCAGCCGGTGGACGTCACGGCCGACGTGTACGGCGGCGACACCGTGTACAAGGCGAAGATCCGCAGCCTGGGCGTCGGCAGCGGCAGCGCGTTCTCCATCCTGCCGGCGCAGAACGCCACGGGTAACTGGATCAAGATCGTGCAGCGCGTACCGGTGCGCGTGGTGTTCACCGATCCCAAGCAACTGGACGACAAGCCGCTGCGCCTGGGCCTGTCGACCAAGGTCACGGTGTCGCTGCACGACCAGAACGGCGCGTTGCTGGCGAAGCAGTCGCCCACGCAGCCCGAGTTCAGCACGCCGATCTACGACAAGCAGCTGGCCGATGCCGACAAGGACATCGCGCGCGTGATCCACGAGAACACGTCCGCGGGTGAAGGCGCCGAGCAGCAGGCCCCGAAGTAA
- a CDS encoding DHA2 family efflux MFS transporter permease subunit, whose translation MSTEFRPPNLALSTVGLSLATFMQVLDTTIANVSLPTIAGNLGVSSNQSTWVITSFAVSNAIALPLTGFLTRRFGETKLFVWATLLFSLASFLCGIAQSMTMLIVFRAIQGAVAGPMYPITQSLLISIYPPAKRGMALALLAMVTVVAPIAGPILGGWITDNYTWPWIFFINVPIGMFASFVVANQMKGRPEVTEKPKVDYVGLITLIIGVGALQVVLDKGNDEDWFNSPFIVVTAIVAAIGLAVFLIWELTDKDPIVNLKLFRHRNFAMGTLCLVLAYAAFFAIGLLVPQWLQRNVGYTSTWAGLAAAPLGIIPVILTPFVGKYAHKFDLRVLASGAFLVMGATCFMRSDFYLQVDFYSVAMVQLIQGLGVALFFMPVLSILLSDLQPREIAAGSGLATFLRTLGGSFAASITTFLWDRRAIVHHERLAENFTPFNPNTTQAMAQIGRGDPQYAASSVNAMITNQAYQISFNEVFYLLGFVFVALIFVVWLAKPPFAAKAGPAASGH comes from the coding sequence ATGAGCACCGAATTTCGACCGCCCAACCTGGCGCTGTCCACGGTCGGGCTATCGCTCGCGACCTTCATGCAGGTGCTCGATACGACGATCGCCAACGTGTCGCTGCCTACGATTGCGGGCAACCTGGGCGTCAGCTCCAACCAGAGCACGTGGGTGATCACCTCGTTCGCGGTGAGCAACGCCATCGCGTTGCCGCTCACCGGCTTCCTCACCCGTCGCTTCGGCGAGACCAAGCTGTTCGTGTGGGCCACGCTGCTGTTCTCGCTGGCGTCGTTCCTGTGCGGTATCGCGCAGAGCATGACGATGCTGATCGTGTTCCGTGCCATCCAGGGTGCGGTGGCCGGCCCGATGTACCCGATCACGCAGAGCCTGCTGATCTCGATCTATCCACCGGCCAAACGCGGCATGGCGCTAGCCCTGCTGGCGATGGTCACCGTCGTGGCGCCCATCGCCGGCCCCATCCTGGGCGGCTGGATCACCGACAACTACACCTGGCCGTGGATCTTCTTCATCAACGTGCCCATCGGCATGTTCGCGAGCTTCGTGGTGGCCAACCAGATGAAGGGCCGGCCGGAAGTGACCGAGAAGCCGAAGGTCGACTACGTGGGCCTGATCACGCTCATCATCGGCGTGGGTGCCTTGCAGGTGGTGCTCGACAAGGGTAACGACGAGGACTGGTTCAACTCGCCCTTCATCGTGGTGACCGCGATCGTCGCCGCCATCGGCCTGGCCGTGTTCCTGATCTGGGAACTGACCGACAAGGACCCGATCGTCAACCTGAAGCTGTTCCGTCATCGCAATTTCGCCATGGGCACCCTGTGTCTGGTGCTGGCCTACGCGGCGTTCTTCGCCATCGGCCTGCTGGTGCCGCAGTGGTTGCAACGCAACGTGGGGTATACCTCGACCTGGGCAGGCCTGGCGGCGGCGCCGCTGGGCATCATCCCGGTGATCCTGACGCCGTTCGTGGGTAAGTATGCGCACAAGTTCGACCTGCGCGTCCTGGCCTCGGGCGCGTTCCTGGTCATGGGCGCGACCTGCTTCATGCGCTCGGACTTCTACCTGCAGGTGGACTTCTACAGCGTGGCGATGGTCCAGCTGATCCAGGGCCTGGGCGTGGCGTTGTTCTTCATGCCGGTGCTGAGCATCCTGCTGTCCGACCTGCAACCCAGGGAGATCGCCGCAGGCTCAGGCCTGGCGACCTTCCTGCGTACGCTGGGCGGCAGCTTCGCCGCGTCGATCACCACGTTCCTGTGGGATCGCCGAGCCATCGTGCACCACGAGCGCCTGGCGGAGAACTTCACCCCGTTCAACCCGAACACCACGCAGGCCATGGCCCAGATCGGTCGAGGCGATCCGCAATACGCCGCTTCGTCAGTCAACGCGATGATCACCAACCAGGCGTACCAGATCTCGTTCAACGAGGTGTTCTACCTGCTTGGCTTCGTTTTCGTGGCGCTGATCTTCGTGGTGTGGCTGGCCAAGCCACCGTTCGCGGCCAAGGCGGGGCCGGCGGCTTCGGGGCATTGA
- a CDS encoding NYN domain-containing protein, whose amino-acid sequence MSTDASGPLTRVYIDGYNLYYGCLKRSHDKWLNPLALIDHVIRTSFSSDDGAPRPYRLAPLALKFFTAPILPKLAKANDSLACQTAYHQALAGHLGDAIQVIKGYYDLRPVRARQVIEGVDIPDSPLIDIWKVEEKQSDVSLALHAYRDVVKGDVGHVVIVSNDTDMAPCFQMIKNEGAATLGLVVPTRHRQRSPNGDLSRLADWTRSSILDSELAAAHLPNMVRWNDKAVHRPISWYPRPDLLEPILIEATRVRRSRGGALKWLNSAQAHLGGRVPIEMTSTEEEADELRAYMDRYADDFGLKVARF is encoded by the coding sequence ATGAGCACGGATGCGTCAGGGCCGCTCACGCGGGTCTACATCGACGGATACAACCTATATTACGGCTGCTTGAAACGGTCGCATGATAAGTGGCTGAATCCACTCGCGCTGATCGATCACGTCATCCGTACGTCGTTCAGTTCAGATGATGGCGCTCCTCGGCCGTATCGATTGGCGCCGCTCGCTCTGAAGTTCTTCACGGCGCCGATCCTCCCGAAACTGGCGAAGGCGAACGATTCTCTCGCTTGCCAAACGGCCTACCATCAGGCGCTCGCAGGGCATCTGGGCGATGCCATACAGGTCATCAAGGGTTACTACGACCTGCGCCCGGTTCGAGCGCGTCAGGTCATCGAGGGTGTAGATATCCCCGATTCGCCACTGATCGATATTTGGAAGGTCGAGGAGAAACAGTCGGATGTGTCCCTTGCCCTTCATGCTTATCGGGATGTGGTCAAGGGTGACGTAGGGCACGTTGTCATTGTGTCGAATGACACCGACATGGCACCGTGCTTTCAGATGATCAAGAACGAGGGTGCAGCGACGCTAGGGCTGGTGGTGCCCACCCGTCACCGTCAGCGATCGCCCAACGGCGACCTGTCCAGGCTGGCCGACTGGACCCGCTCCAGTATTCTTGACAGTGAACTCGCCGCAGCCCACTTGCCGAACATGGTGCGATGGAACGACAAGGCCGTCCATCGGCCGATCTCGTGGTATCCACGGCCTGACCTTCTAGAACCTATCCTGATCGAAGCGACACGTGTAAGACGAAGCAGGGGGGGCGCACTCAAGTGGCTGAATAGCGCTCAGGCGCACTTGGGCGGCCGCGTTCCCATAGAAATGACGAGCACGGAAGAGGAAGCGGACGAACTACGTGCTTACATGGATAGATATGCTGACGACTTCGGGTTGAAGGTGGCACGGTTTTAG
- a CDS encoding acyloxyacyl hydrolase, whose product MRSSRLALGALAALSLAAVSIPAAAETHIELQGGRSYMDSYGTNVFFIESVFDARPMGGSRFTWSPDVSIGYVKGRDIGRYEQSRPGVTNNVWVGAAGARLHYGSEGDWYRPFFFSFQVAGTAGGRTQALSSGYEFVSTLGWQYKNISFQIRHISNGSFQEPNRGETMGLVGIGFDI is encoded by the coding sequence ATGCGTTCGTCCCGCCTCGCCCTCGGCGCTCTCGCCGCGCTTTCCCTTGCCGCCGTGTCCATCCCCGCGGCCGCCGAAACCCACATCGAGTTGCAGGGTGGCCGCAGCTACATGGACAGTTACGGCACCAATGTCTTCTTCATCGAGTCGGTGTTCGACGCCCGCCCGATGGGGGGCAGCCGCTTCACCTGGTCACCCGACGTGTCGATCGGTTACGTGAAGGGTCGCGACATCGGTCGCTACGAGCAGTCCCGTCCCGGCGTCACCAACAATGTCTGGGTAGGCGCTGCCGGTGCGCGCCTCCACTACGGCAGCGAGGGTGACTGGTACCGTCCGTTCTTCTTCAGCTTCCAGGTCGCCGGCACGGCGGGCGGGCGCACGCAGGCACTGTCCAGCGGCTACGAGTTCGTCAGCACCCTTGGCTGGCAGTACAAGAACATCAGCTTCCAGATCCGCCATATCTCCAACGGCAGCTTCCAGGAGCCGAACCGCGGCGAGACGATGGGGCTGGTGGGCATTGGGTTCGATATCTGA